A region from the Criblamydia sequanensis CRIB-18 genome encodes:
- a CDS encoding GAF domain-containing protein: MASINETNQIRSFSEEMLPQKTPKKIFGVRFAAFIEILVFLTIALLFDKYFGEGNRFLSINPHPFTILIVLISVQYGTLEGLFATALSTLCLYFNNIPEQAAQQSLFEYQYYLVKMPLLWFISAFVLGELRMRFEFENERLAQELSDAKRRENVVAEEFNLLKASKENLEAYLVGETNTAIKTYEAIQGIESLSTAQIMIKLVEIIDSAIRAKKFSVYILGEYGFEIVDSKGWDKKDSFLLRISNEHSIFKEVAGNQRILSIINEEDEKYLQKEGVLAVPLIDPKTLKVFGMIKIEEMDFIDLNMLTIEAIKNLSLLISMAYANAKKYKNILSKSLFSSSNVLYSYSFFKILTEIFWELKTKKGIDTAILSFSNQKGKRIPLENIEMGESAFKSIVEKAFDTPVYIFSGDKTERNYHILAPGISLNEAHIKAEIIEEHLLHDNYLKHFQFENSCYRI, translated from the coding sequence ATGGCCTCCATTAATGAAACAAATCAAATAAGAAGTTTTTCAGAGGAAATGCTTCCACAAAAAACACCTAAAAAAATTTTCGGTGTAAGGTTTGCTGCCTTTATTGAAATTCTCGTTTTTCTTACCATAGCTTTACTCTTTGATAAATACTTTGGAGAAGGAAATCGATTTTTATCTATAAACCCGCATCCTTTTACCATCCTTATCGTTTTAATTTCAGTTCAGTATGGGACACTTGAAGGCCTTTTTGCCACAGCTCTTTCCACGCTATGCCTTTACTTTAACAATATTCCGGAACAAGCTGCCCAGCAAAGCTTATTTGAATACCAATATTATCTTGTTAAAATGCCTCTTCTTTGGTTTATCAGTGCTTTTGTTTTAGGCGAGCTCCGGATGCGTTTTGAATTTGAAAATGAAAGACTCGCTCAAGAATTAAGCGATGCTAAAAGAAGAGAAAATGTAGTAGCGGAAGAATTCAATCTTTTAAAAGCGTCAAAAGAAAATTTGGAAGCCTATCTTGTCGGTGAAACTAATACAGCTATTAAAACCTATGAAGCTATCCAAGGCATTGAAAGTTTAAGCACCGCTCAAATTATGATTAAATTAGTTGAAATCATTGATTCGGCCATTAGAGCAAAAAAATTTTCTGTTTATATTCTTGGAGAGTATGGCTTTGAAATTGTAGATTCAAAAGGCTGGGATAAAAAGGATTCTTTTCTTCTTAGAATTTCAAATGAACATTCGATATTTAAAGAAGTGGCGGGAAATCAGCGCATCTTATCGATTATCAACGAAGAAGATGAAAAATATTTGCAGAAAGAAGGTGTTTTGGCTGTACCTTTGATTGATCCTAAAACCTTAAAAGTTTTTGGAATGATAAAAATTGAAGAAATGGATTTTATTGATTTAAATATGCTGACAATTGAAGCGATAAAAAATCTCTCCCTTCTTATTAGCATGGCTTATGCCAATGCAAAAAAGTATAAAAATATCCTTTCCAAGAGCTTGTTTTCTTCAAGCAACGTTCTATATTCCTACTCCTTTTTTAAAATTCTGACGGAAATTTTTTGGGAGCTAAAAACAAAAAAAGGGATAGATACAGCCATACTTTCTTTTAGCAACCAAAAGGGAAAGCGTATTCCTTTGGAAAACATAGAAATGGGAGAAAGCGCTTTTAAAAGTATTGTTGAGAAAGCCTTTGATACGCCGGTTTATATTTTTTCCGGGGATAAGACTGAAAGAAATTATCACATTTTAGCACCCGGAATAAGCTTAAATGAAGCGCATATCAAAGCTGAGATTATTGAAGAACATTTACTTCATGATAATTACTTGAAACACTTTCAGTTCGAAAATAGCTGCTATCGCATTTAA
- the pelG gene encoding exopolysaccharide Pel transporter PelG, with product MAGIGFILRKLAKKDSLSGMAYAYFHGILASSAPWISTVIALGTIYLLTRTLHLSGGQEVFRAIVLYNFCFSLVFSATLTVIATRYIADHIYLRDLRSVPAMFFKVLILNAILVLPIVVWFYGFYTDLTLINRILAVFNFYLCLFIWLSTVFISTLKTYKGVSFSFIGGMAIGVIFAFLFANSYGSTGMLMGFNFGLLIVVASLIALLLVEYPKCYIPPKNFFSFFKKHIKLALSGTFYTLAIWVDKWILWTAPEAERLPSGFWVYTNYDNAMFIAYLTVIPSLAMFLISQETAFYERYIKYYKDILNNANYSKIRENQEKLMGSIHYHGRNLMIMQFGIAAIVILFAPKIFVLFSINYIQLSIFRFGVIGASFQILSLFLIITNSYFENRKVLDISLLFFTSNVLFTLITLKLGFPYYGIGYCLSCILTFVYSAILLEEFVRILPYHTFITTNEAVNYKDSIE from the coding sequence ATGGCGGGCATTGGTTTTATACTTCGAAAGCTAGCAAAAAAAGACTCTCTTTCGGGAATGGCTTACGCTTATTTTCACGGAATCTTAGCCTCTTCGGCCCCTTGGATTTCAACAGTTATCGCGCTCGGCACTATTTATCTTCTAACTAGAACGCTTCATTTGTCAGGAGGCCAAGAGGTTTTTCGAGCCATAGTTTTATATAATTTCTGCTTTAGCCTTGTTTTTAGCGCGACATTAACTGTTATCGCAACAAGGTACATAGCGGATCACATTTACCTCAGGGATTTAAGATCCGTCCCCGCGATGTTTTTTAAAGTCCTCATACTTAACGCTATCCTGGTATTGCCAATTGTCGTTTGGTTTTATGGCTTTTATACTGATTTGACTCTAATTAATCGAATTTTAGCGGTTTTCAATTTTTATCTATGTCTTTTTATCTGGCTTTCGACTGTATTTATTTCAACCTTAAAAACTTATAAAGGTGTTTCTTTTTCTTTCATTGGAGGGATGGCAATCGGGGTCATTTTTGCTTTCCTGTTTGCGAATTCGTATGGGTCTACAGGGATGCTCATGGGTTTTAATTTTGGACTTTTAATAGTGGTTGCTTCATTAATAGCGCTTCTTTTGGTCGAATACCCTAAATGTTATATCCCTCCAAAAAATTTTTTTTCATTTTTTAAAAAGCATATAAAACTTGCTCTCTCAGGGACTTTTTACACCTTGGCTATTTGGGTGGATAAATGGATTTTATGGACAGCTCCGGAAGCTGAAAGGCTCCCTTCCGGTTTTTGGGTTTATACAAACTATGACAATGCCATGTTTATTGCCTACCTCACTGTCATCCCTTCTCTTGCTATGTTTTTAATCAGTCAGGAAACAGCTTTCTATGAAAGATATATTAAATATTATAAAGATATTTTAAATAATGCCAACTACAGTAAAATCCGTGAAAATCAAGAAAAGCTCATGGGCAGCATTCACTATCATGGCCGCAATCTGATGATCATGCAATTTGGAATAGCAGCGATTGTCATTTTATTTGCTCCAAAGATTTTTGTGCTATTTTCAATTAACTATATACAACTTAGTATTTTCCGATTTGGAGTCATTGGGGCTTCCTTTCAAATTTTAAGCCTTTTTTTAATTATCACAAATTCTTATTTTGAAAATAGAAAGGTGTTGGACATTTCCCTTTTGTTTTTTACATCAAATGTCTTATTCACCTTGATCACCTTAAAGCTTGGATTTCCCTATTATGGAATAGGCTATTGCCTATCCTGTATATTAACGTTTGTTTATAGTGCGATTTTACTCGAAGAGTTTGTTAGGATCCTTCCCTATCATACCTTCATTACGACAAATGAGGCTGTGAACTATAAGGACAGCATTGAATAG
- a CDS encoding tetratricopeptide repeat protein, with protein sequence MGKQAFYILVLAIAIAAIVLSFFFIPSKKEESLMYYYDKRYGEAYEHFKDLYQSGDRSLSVLMPLVWLSLNYAQDEKAIRILEEYVETHPNDKQAREYLGTLYLDTNRPYDYLLNLEAIYKFNPDVKILRQREELYSQLGQRQARIKALNELIEKGAATSREYQELSYLYASDEELDKAILIAQKLLYEYPLKEMSDDTVSYLIGLFADYGEINISLSLARNFLYKNNNPNTVLKFSSLLASRGNYFEALEILDLAPEKDKNLPVISATRIGLLLQIGEREKAYALLKSDWLNHTLWPKLTPDFITLASDYEPDDAFFRSLIEDKVIEELNSDAAFSIALRAIRTQDEELLHLLQDSLKRGDWNGNKAAQFAIALVTRVATLEEETFFLSLYNIENFRDKEKVSLAEIANLKGYSELAKEIISSIESFEAIDAASLYTLAALYSNLGLSDEGLKKLEAVRKPSEEIDADDYAWLLLAASSHHTKEVEDFLNKHEGESPQVLKDIFDVAFRNEDLPFLLFMGEELMKESPGFESEKFYAVALLLNHRNEEAFKLFGKLQAMGYPVDKAYFEALYLASKEDKTLYPLLHAEIIKQIRFQKLSENELREYAFLLEDIGYRKDALPIFLKLSKNKSYSDQDVQMLLYLWGEKLSSKQVKWVLRQLKETHYKEKGKWLKLLLDSKYPKEVLKLADIEEIETDDDIREAYLEAALLLHRSDLIREAVFKLILSENRLEKLIKLAWAAHYANLNELAEMVFEKAFTIDPRNREVIKGLALVSFFLGNNCLAKCYLNDFIDLFGADYLIYYTYGELLWREEYFCQALSFYHLALEEINRLPEKEASEVSVGVIRGISLARVGLRNQAFELFENLLCKYKNQVSIYSDYANLQMDRRDFRAAYRILLRYHPSENQEGDEDQNSKKFYYLSWVRLYKETNKIQRAISLLNSLNLEYPCDPDILAMLADLYFVGGHVREAAWLINDALSVRPYSSAFYRARDLILFDWSPFYGLNYEYRLTGNDQLERFTRFIGIYDINPYLRWGTILESDHLSDDDFTDMEGENVSIDVIRNRGEFWLEKHVYTGLDLRARFFLGEAGVMGVGGEYKRLWYIDRLTFGFEWNRPSWEFVESTAQFGSKDDVYVEGYHRFTNQLEGVLRLGVNRYNLKGLYDAASSWIAEGFLSYRVPDIAPFACCLGKDSQVNLVYQLDKEQKIDETKKINDEGETYRPLPLDSREEHTFYAFMYKRFPNCLLMELYGGFTFDRMAVVKHVVPTFGGALEYCKRRGWNYRAEYRYATSSEKTTQTVHSLNFFLRYYY encoded by the coding sequence ATGGGAAAACAGGCTTTTTACATTCTTGTTCTAGCAATTGCTATAGCCGCCATCGTCCTCTCTTTCTTTTTTATCCCCTCAAAAAAAGAAGAATCCTTGATGTACTATTACGACAAACGTTATGGGGAAGCGTACGAACATTTTAAGGATTTATATCAAAGCGGAGACCGCTCCCTATCTGTTCTTATGCCTTTGGTTTGGCTTTCTTTAAACTATGCCCAGGATGAAAAGGCAATTAGGATTCTTGAAGAGTATGTAGAAACCCACCCGAATGACAAACAAGCAAGAGAATATTTAGGGACTTTATACCTTGATACCAATAGGCCCTATGATTATTTGCTTAACCTTGAGGCGATTTATAAATTTAATCCGGATGTGAAAATTTTAAGGCAAAGGGAAGAGCTTTACTCTCAATTAGGTCAAAGACAAGCTCGCATCAAGGCCTTAAATGAGCTAATCGAAAAAGGCGCCGCAACCAGTCGGGAGTATCAAGAACTATCCTATCTTTATGCATCAGACGAAGAGTTGGATAAAGCGATTTTGATTGCCCAAAAACTTCTCTATGAGTACCCGCTCAAAGAAATGTCAGATGACACTGTCTCTTATCTAATAGGTCTTTTTGCAGATTATGGAGAGATTAATATCAGCTTATCCCTAGCAAGAAATTTTCTTTATAAAAATAACAACCCGAATACGGTATTAAAATTTTCAAGTCTTTTAGCAAGCCGGGGAAATTATTTTGAAGCTCTTGAAATTTTAGATTTGGCGCCGGAAAAAGATAAAAATTTACCTGTAATTTCCGCCACTAGAATCGGTTTGCTTTTGCAAATCGGAGAAAGAGAAAAAGCTTACGCATTGCTAAAATCAGATTGGCTTAATCATACTCTTTGGCCAAAACTAACCCCTGATTTTATAACCCTCGCTTCAGATTATGAGCCGGATGATGCCTTTTTTAGAAGTTTAATAGAAGATAAAGTCATTGAAGAGCTGAATTCAGACGCTGCCTTTTCAATAGCTCTTAGAGCCATAAGAACACAAGATGAAGAGCTTCTTCATCTTTTACAAGACTCTTTAAAAAGAGGGGATTGGAATGGAAATAAAGCGGCGCAATTTGCAATAGCGCTCGTTACAAGAGTTGCAACCCTTGAAGAAGAAACTTTTTTTTTGAGTTTATATAATATTGAAAATTTTAGAGATAAGGAAAAGGTGTCTCTTGCCGAAATTGCAAATCTAAAAGGTTATAGCGAGCTTGCCAAAGAGATCATTTCAAGTATAGAAAGCTTTGAGGCAATTGATGCCGCAAGTTTATACACTCTCGCAGCTCTTTATTCAAATTTAGGCCTTTCAGACGAGGGGTTAAAGAAACTCGAAGCTGTAAGAAAGCCAAGCGAAGAAATTGACGCTGATGATTATGCGTGGCTTTTGCTTGCAGCCTCATCTCATCATACGAAGGAAGTTGAAGATTTTTTAAATAAACACGAAGGGGAAAGCCCTCAAGTTTTAAAAGATATCTTCGATGTCGCCTTTAGAAATGAAGATCTCCCCTTTCTTCTTTTTATGGGCGAAGAGCTTATGAAAGAATCTCCCGGTTTTGAGAGCGAGAAGTTTTATGCTGTAGCCCTTCTTCTAAATCATCGAAATGAAGAAGCGTTTAAATTATTTGGAAAACTTCAAGCCATGGGGTATCCGGTAGATAAAGCTTATTTTGAAGCTCTTTATTTAGCTTCAAAAGAGGATAAAACTTTATACCCCCTTCTTCATGCCGAGATTATCAAGCAAATCAGATTTCAGAAGCTCTCTGAAAATGAATTAAGGGAGTATGCCTTTTTATTAGAAGACATTGGCTATCGAAAAGATGCCCTTCCCATTTTTTTAAAATTGTCCAAAAATAAAAGTTATAGCGATCAAGATGTGCAAATGCTGCTTTACCTATGGGGCGAGAAGTTAAGTTCCAAACAGGTAAAGTGGGTCTTGAGGCAGTTAAAAGAAACCCATTATAAAGAAAAGGGAAAATGGCTAAAGCTGCTTTTGGATTCCAAATACCCGAAAGAAGTTTTAAAACTTGCCGATATTGAAGAAATTGAAACAGATGATGATATTAGAGAGGCGTATTTAGAAGCCGCTCTTCTTTTGCATCGTTCTGATCTAATTAGAGAAGCGGTTTTTAAACTTATCCTTTCAGAGAATCGATTAGAAAAACTGATTAAGTTAGCATGGGCGGCTCATTACGCTAATTTAAATGAACTTGCAGAAATGGTTTTTGAAAAAGCCTTCACGATAGATCCTCGAAATAGAGAAGTCATTAAGGGCTTAGCGCTTGTCAGCTTTTTTCTTGGAAACAACTGTCTTGCTAAATGCTATTTGAATGATTTTATTGATTTGTTCGGGGCGGATTATCTAATTTATTATACTTACGGTGAATTGTTATGGAGGGAAGAGTATTTTTGCCAAGCTCTCTCTTTTTATCACCTCGCGCTTGAAGAAATCAATCGCCTTCCTGAAAAAGAAGCTTCAGAAGTATCCGTTGGAGTTATCAGAGGGATATCTCTTGCAAGAGTCGGATTAAGAAATCAAGCTTTTGAATTATTTGAAAACTTGCTTTGCAAATATAAAAATCAAGTCAGCATTTATTCCGATTATGCAAATCTGCAAATGGATCGGCGGGATTTTAGGGCGGCCTACCGTATTTTGCTTCGCTATCATCCCTCTGAAAATCAAGAAGGGGACGAGGATCAGAATTCAAAGAAATTTTATTACCTTTCATGGGTTAGGCTCTATAAAGAGACGAATAAAATCCAACGGGCTATTTCACTTTTGAATAGCTTGAATCTGGAATACCCTTGCGATCCTGATATCTTGGCTATGCTTGCCGATCTTTATTTTGTAGGCGGCCATGTTCGCGAAGCCGCTTGGTTAATTAATGATGCTTTGAGTGTGCGGCCTTATAGCAGCGCTTTCTATCGGGCAAGAGACTTAATTTTATTTGATTGGTCCCCTTTTTATGGCTTAAATTATGAATATCGGTTAACCGGCAATGATCAACTAGAAAGGTTTACCAGATTTATCGGAATTTATGACATCAACCCTTACTTAAGGTGGGGGACGATTTTAGAATCGGATCATTTATCTGATGATGACTTTACCGATATGGAAGGCGAAAACGTCTCGATTGATGTTATCCGAAATAGAGGAGAATTTTGGCTTGAAAAACATGTCTACACAGGTCTTGATTTAAGAGCTCGCTTCTTTCTTGGGGAAGCCGGGGTTATGGGCGTTGGGGGTGAATACAAAAGACTTTGGTACATCGATCGGCTTACCTTTGGATTTGAATGGAATAGGCCTTCTTGGGAGTTTGTAGAATCAACGGCCCAATTCGGTTCAAAAGATGATGTTTATGTTGAAGGCTACCATCGATTTACAAATCAATTGGAAGGGGTTTTAAGGCTGGGAGTGAACCGCTATAACTTGAAGGGTTTATATGATGCTGCAAGTTCTTGGATAGCAGAAGGCTTTTTAAGCTATAGGGTGCCGGATATCGCACCTTTCGCTTGCTGTCTTGGAAAGGATTCCCAAGTTAACCTCGTTTATCAATTGGATAAAGAACAAAAAATAGATGAGACAAAAAAAATAAATGATGAAGGTGAAACTTATAGGCCTCTTCCTTTAGATAGCCGCGAAGAACATACTTTTTATGCTTTTATGTATAAGAGGTTTCCCAATTGTCTTTTAATGGAGCTTTATGGAGGGTTTACCTTTGATAGGATGGCTGTTGTCAAGCACGTAGTTCCAACGTTTGGAGGCGCACTTGAATACTGTAAAAGAAGAGGCTGGAATTATCGGGCTGAATATCGTTACGCTACAAGCAGTGAAAAGACAACGCAAACAGTTCACAGTTTGAATTTTTTCCTAAGATATTATTATTGA
- a CDS encoding endo alpha-1,4 polygalactosaminidase has product MRLLVMNKLSMQYFWLLWTIILFCESRSFADNRPFAIIYNSEISKDTLKNFNLLVMDDTTLPLIETINQSDVTTLGYLNLGEIEKSRKYFSKVLDLGILLSENPNWPSEYAIDIRSLKWAEFVIEDLIPLLLFKRFDGLFIDTLDTPLELERQNPSQFSGMRESAISLIKAIRINYPDVPIMVNRAYEILPEIGGLINMVLAESLFTSYDFSKKEYRKENEEEIKRQIDFLKNLKKLFPHLTIYTLDYWNSSDSQGIKAIYERSEKEGFIPYVADIDLMKIQEKP; this is encoded by the coding sequence ATGAGACTCTTAGTAATGAATAAACTTTCGATGCAATATTTCTGGCTGTTATGGACGATAATTTTATTTTGTGAAAGCAGATCTTTTGCTGACAATAGGCCATTTGCTATTATTTACAATAGCGAGATTTCAAAAGATACTTTAAAAAACTTTAATCTTCTTGTAATGGATGACACGACTTTACCATTAATTGAAACTATTAATCAATCGGATGTTACAACTCTTGGCTATCTCAATCTTGGAGAAATAGAAAAAAGCCGCAAATACTTTAGCAAAGTTTTGGATTTAGGAATTCTTCTTTCGGAAAATCCAAACTGGCCCTCTGAATATGCAATCGATATCAGAAGCCTCAAATGGGCGGAATTTGTAATAGAAGATCTCATTCCTTTACTTCTTTTTAAACGTTTTGATGGCCTCTTCATCGATACTTTAGATACCCCCCTAGAGCTTGAAAGACAAAATCCAAGTCAATTTAGCGGGATGAGAGAATCTGCCATTTCACTTATCAAAGCGATACGAATAAATTACCCTGACGTTCCGATTATGGTTAATAGAGCCTATGAAATCCTGCCCGAAATCGGGGGGCTTATCAACATGGTTTTAGCTGAGAGTTTATTTACAAGTTATGATTTTTCTAAAAAAGAATACCGCAAAGAAAATGAAGAAGAAATCAAAAGGCAAATAGACTTTTTAAAGAATTTGAAAAAACTTTTTCCTCATCTTACCATTTATACTCTGGATTATTGGAATTCAAGTGATTCTCAAGGGATTAAAGCCATTTACGAAAGATCTGAAAAAGAAGGGTTTATTCCTTATGTTGCGGATATTGATTTAATGAAAATACAAGAAAAACCTTAA
- a CDS encoding tetratricopeptide repeat protein, which yields MVYKSNYIRKKEHRFTIFLLSLIIFFTESYALFLLYGNKLSAHNFFFFHIFLSLICLSVYFIYEKLDFDLRYPIMNLAFVFFLGPFGAFLFMATSLLSSFYLRRVEPLEKTIEEFFPEDPEDENAFRVYERIRFGLDVYDPDKIPYSYEEVMRYGTESQKKIAIERVLKYFRKEFTKPLLQALSDKASSVRILAATAVARIDNQYSEHLKKLEDEVLQNPNDVDLQFKYANLLESLSELDLIDRDRREKLRAKAIAIFEKLEKEYPDDKEISFSLGRLYLSGNQLPKAIFYLYNLKDKHGFVDDEALKGLFRALFQNKQYQEIRRIIKENNIKIKGDGATHDILVDEIMLWKNGIPKEKLYLRGS from the coding sequence ATGGTTTATAAATCTAATTACATACGTAAAAAAGAGCATCGGTTCACTATTTTTTTATTAAGCCTGATTATTTTTTTTACTGAATCCTATGCTCTTTTTCTTCTTTACGGGAATAAGCTTTCGGCTCACAATTTTTTCTTCTTCCACATTTTTCTCTCTCTTATTTGTCTTTCCGTCTATTTTATTTACGAAAAATTGGATTTTGACCTTCGATACCCCATAATGAATTTAGCTTTTGTTTTTTTTCTCGGGCCATTCGGCGCTTTTCTTTTCATGGCAACAAGCTTACTGTCTTCATTTTATTTAAGACGAGTAGAGCCTTTAGAAAAAACCATAGAGGAATTTTTTCCTGAGGATCCGGAAGATGAAAACGCTTTTCGGGTCTATGAAAGAATACGATTTGGTCTTGATGTGTATGATCCCGATAAAATCCCTTATTCTTATGAAGAAGTCATGCGCTATGGAACAGAGTCTCAAAAAAAAATAGCCATTGAAAGAGTTTTAAAATACTTTAGAAAAGAGTTTACAAAACCTTTGCTTCAAGCCCTGTCGGATAAAGCTTCCTCCGTTAGAATTTTAGCTGCCACAGCTGTTGCAAGAATTGATAACCAATATAGTGAACATTTAAAAAAACTTGAAGATGAGGTTTTACAAAATCCAAACGATGTGGATTTACAGTTTAAATATGCCAATCTTTTAGAATCTCTTTCAGAGCTTGATCTTATTGATAGGGATAGACGTGAAAAGTTAAGAGCCAAAGCCATAGCTATCTTTGAAAAATTAGAGAAAGAATATCCTGACGATAAAGAGATTAGCTTTTCTCTTGGAAGGCTTTACTTGAGCGGTAATCAGCTTCCAAAGGCCATTTTTTATCTTTATAATTTAAAAGATAAGCATGGTTTTGTGGATGACGAAGCTCTAAAAGGACTTTTTAGGGCTTTGTTTCAAAATAAGCAATATCAAGAAATTCGAAGGATTATAAAGGAAAATAATATAAAAATTAAAGGGGATGGCGCAACGCATGATATTTTAGTTGATGAAATCATGCTTTGGAAAAATGGCATACCTAAAGAGAAATTATATTTGAGGGGCTCCTAA
- the pelF gene encoding GT4 family glycosyltransferase PelF, translated as MKPTSVADVCLILEGAYPYVTGGLSTWTHHLIQRHHDLNFKIVSLLPSNFDPIIKYEIPKNVLSIENIFLQNLPEGETLNPKLRKRLFESLEVPLLNLQHSPNLDSFSKIIHSLNEYEGKIGRDLLFRSQESWQMLVRMYLSTLGEGSFINFFWSYWCLLGGFYSVLLYPMAQAKVYHALCTGFAGLFLARAKVETGNPCIVTEHGIYTNERKIEIASAEWLENSKGMDLNLDVSLGDRDLKDYWSDMFTGYSKLCYEAADVIVTLFEGNKEFQIKDGADLYKLMTIPNGVEIDKFKGIERSVDHPKTIAFIGRVVSIKDVKSFIRAVLLVKMKIPDIQAFIMGPTDEEPDYYQDCLELIEKLHLEDTIRITGKVDLKEYLGKIDLLVLTSISEAQPLVILEAGSIGIPCVATDVGACRELIFGRSDESPKLGAGGVICKLANPESIANGIYELLSSESMYKAASEAIKNRVAKYYQIQDQEALYRKLYSELKDRSL; from the coding sequence ATGAAGCCAACCTCTGTTGCTGATGTTTGTTTAATTTTGGAAGGGGCCTACCCTTATGTCACAGGAGGCTTATCGACCTGGACACACCATTTGATTCAAAGGCATCACGATCTCAATTTTAAAATAGTCTCTCTTTTACCTTCTAATTTTGATCCTATTATCAAATACGAGATTCCAAAAAACGTCCTCTCCATTGAAAACATCTTTTTGCAAAATTTGCCGGAAGGGGAAACCCTTAATCCGAAATTACGGAAAAGATTATTTGAATCATTAGAGGTGCCTCTTCTTAATCTTCAGCATAGCCCGAATCTCGACTCCTTCTCGAAAATCATTCATAGCTTAAATGAGTATGAAGGAAAAATCGGCAGGGATTTGCTTTTCAGATCTCAAGAATCGTGGCAAATGCTTGTTCGGATGTATCTTTCTACCTTAGGAGAAGGCAGCTTTATTAATTTTTTTTGGTCTTATTGGTGTCTTCTCGGCGGATTTTATTCGGTTTTGCTATACCCAATGGCGCAAGCAAAAGTTTATCATGCGCTTTGCACAGGGTTTGCGGGCCTTTTTTTAGCAAGGGCAAAAGTAGAGACCGGAAACCCATGCATTGTGACAGAGCATGGGATTTATACGAATGAACGTAAGATTGAAATTGCTTCCGCTGAATGGTTGGAAAACAGCAAGGGAATGGATTTAAACCTCGATGTTTCTTTAGGGGATCGCGATTTAAAGGATTATTGGAGCGATATGTTTACCGGCTATTCCAAATTATGCTATGAAGCTGCCGATGTCATTGTCACACTTTTTGAAGGAAATAAGGAGTTTCAAATCAAAGATGGGGCGGACCTATATAAACTGATGACCATACCTAACGGAGTTGAAATCGATAAATTTAAAGGAATAGAAAGAAGCGTAGATCACCCAAAAACGATCGCTTTTATTGGCAGGGTCGTTTCTATTAAGGATGTAAAAAGCTTTATACGGGCTGTTTTGCTTGTAAAAATGAAAATTCCGGATATTCAGGCATTCATAATGGGACCGACAGATGAAGAGCCTGATTATTATCAAGATTGTTTGGAACTTATAGAAAAATTACACCTTGAAGATACCATAAGGATAACCGGAAAAGTTGATTTAAAAGAATATCTTGGAAAGATTGATCTTTTGGTGCTTACAAGCATAAGCGAAGCCCAGCCTCTTGTCATATTAGAAGCGGGCTCAATTGGAATACCCTGTGTGGCAACAGATGTAGGCGCTTGCCGGGAGCTTATTTTTGGAAGAAGCGATGAATCCCCAAAACTTGGCGCCGGGGGAGTCATTTGCAAACTTGCAAACCCGGAATCAATTGCTAACGGCATCTATGAGTTGCTTTCTTCTGAAAGCATGTATAAAGCTGCAAGCGAGGCTATAAAAAATCGAGTTGCCAAATATTACCAAATTCAAGATCAAGAAGCTCTTTACCGGAAACTTTATTCCGAATTAAAAGATAGAAGCCTTTAG